From Hypomesus transpacificus isolate Combined female unplaced genomic scaffold, fHypTra1 scaffold_272, whole genome shotgun sequence, a single genomic window includes:
- the LOC124463279 gene encoding pleckstrin-like — protein sequence MEPKQIREGYLVKKGTVLNSWKVVWVVLSEDGVEFYKRKTDTNSKGMIPLKGATFTSPCQDFSKRVLVFKLQTSKNQDHYFQATHLEEREAWVKDIKRAISCLEGGRKFARKSTRRSIRLPDTVNLSELYLLMKDPNDGVKEMKLEKDKRIYNHCFTGGTVVDWLISKDKARNRAEALMLATGLLNEGFLQPAGEVSKQGAVGGAETLLLDETDALYYFADSGFFCEGYSSDEDEVVKEEFRGNIVKQGCLLKQGHRRKNWKVRKFILRDDPAYLHYYDPTKGDDEPLGSVHLRASVITAVDHVPDAKRYEVDGNLFEVITSDETHYFLQAATAEERKEWIKAMHTVSKTGK from the exons ATGGAACCAAAGCAGATTAGAGAGGGATATCTGGTCAAAAAG GGCACAGTGCTGAACTCCTGGAAGGTGGTTTGGGTGGTGCTGTCAGAGGACGGTGTGGAGTTCTACAAGAGGAAGACAGATACCAATTCCAAGGGGATGATTCCCTTGAAGGGAGCTACTTTCACCAGCCCCTGCCAGGACTTTAGCAAGAGAGTG CTGGTGTTCAAGCTCCAGACGAGTAAGAACCAGGATCACTACTTCCAGGCCACACAcctagaggagagggaggcctgggtGAAGGACATCAAGAGGGCCATTTCCTgtctggagggaggcaggaagttTGCCAGGAAGTCGACGCGGAGGTCTATCCGTCTGCCTGACACAGTCAACCTCAG TGAACTGTACCTGCTAATGAAAGACCCAAATGATGGCGTGAAGGAGATGAAACTGGAAAAGGATAAGAGAATCTACAATCACTGCTTTACAG GTGGTACGGTGGTGGACTGGTTGATCTCCAAGGACAAGGCGAGGAACAGGGCAGAGGCTCTGATGTTGGCCACGGGACTCCTGAACGAGGGCTTCCTGCAGCCTGCCGGAGAGGTCTCCAAGCAGGGGGCGGTGGGTGGAGCAGAGACCCTCCTCCTGGATGAAACAGATGCTCTTTACTACTTT GCAGACAGTGGGTTCTTCTGTGAGGGCTACTCAAGCGATGAGGATGAAGTGGTGAAGGAGGAGTTCAGGGGAAACATTGTCAAACAGGGCTGTTTACTCAAACAG GGTCATAGGAGAAAAAACTGGAAGGTGAGGAAGTTCATTCTCAGAGATGACCCAGCCTATCTCCATTACTATGACCCCACCAAG GGGGATGATGAGCCCCTAGGTTCAGTCCACCTGAGAGCATCGGTGATCACAGCGGTAGACCACGTCCCTGACG CCAAAAGGTACGAGGTGGATGGGAACCTCTTTGAGGTCATCACTTCAGATGAGACGCATTACTTCCTCCAAGCAGctacagcagaggagaggaaagagtggATCAAAGCCATGCATACCGTGTCAAAGACAGGGAAATGA